A DNA window from Actinomadura coerulea contains the following coding sequences:
- a CDS encoding MFS transporter, whose product MRVLLTNRGFRLLITGQSLSTLGDRALIIAFGIWVKELTGSNAAAGGAFFFVALPFLFAPFAGVLIDRFPRRQIFIVTNLVMACVMLLSLLVRGEGQVWLLYAIILCYGIAGVIITATQAALVTAIVDEDALPDANGLLQTSADGVKLLAPLFGAALFTAAGGHVVALLDAATFLAAAVCVWLIRAPGDQRHVTGALELREEVLSGLRHIYRSPPLRTLVGALGLAMLVTGFSQTLIFSIVDDGLHRAPAFVGVLSSVQGAGAVCAGLAAGAAIRRVGDLRTVMLGIALVTIASLVYLAPAIPPVAVGAFLFGFGMCWTTVGLVMAVQRRTPDALRGRALTAAMGVVSTPQTVSIALGAALSLVVDYRVLLVLMAAVTAVCALWLVSVPPEPRPQTPPRKDLDPGPPDPEPSDRSPDTKTVS is encoded by the coding sequence GTGAGGGTTCTGCTGACCAATCGCGGTTTCCGGCTCCTGATCACCGGCCAGTCCTTGTCGACCCTGGGCGACCGCGCACTCATCATCGCCTTCGGCATCTGGGTCAAGGAGTTGACCGGCAGCAATGCCGCGGCGGGCGGCGCGTTCTTCTTCGTCGCCCTGCCGTTCCTGTTCGCCCCGTTCGCCGGGGTGCTCATCGACAGGTTCCCGCGGCGCCAGATCTTCATCGTGACCAACCTGGTGATGGCGTGCGTCATGCTGCTCAGCCTGCTGGTACGCGGCGAGGGCCAGGTCTGGCTGCTGTACGCGATCATCCTCTGCTACGGCATCGCGGGTGTGATCATCACCGCCACCCAGGCCGCCCTCGTCACGGCGATCGTGGACGAGGACGCGCTCCCCGACGCCAACGGCCTGCTGCAGACCTCCGCCGACGGAGTGAAGCTGCTGGCCCCCCTCTTCGGCGCGGCGTTGTTCACAGCGGCGGGCGGCCACGTGGTGGCTCTGCTGGACGCGGCGACGTTCCTGGCGGCCGCCGTATGCGTATGGCTCATCCGGGCGCCCGGCGACCAGCGTCACGTCACCGGTGCACTGGAGCTGCGCGAAGAGGTGCTGTCGGGCCTGCGCCACATCTACCGTTCCCCGCCACTGCGCACGCTGGTGGGCGCACTGGGCCTGGCCATGCTGGTGACGGGCTTCTCCCAGACCCTCATCTTCTCCATCGTCGACGACGGGCTTCACCGCGCTCCCGCGTTCGTCGGCGTGCTGAGCAGTGTGCAGGGCGCGGGCGCGGTCTGCGCCGGCCTGGCGGCGGGCGCCGCCATCCGCCGGGTAGGCGACCTGCGCACGGTGATGCTGGGCATCGCCCTGGTCACGATCGCGTCCCTGGTCTATCTGGCGCCCGCCATCCCCCCGGTGGCGGTGGGGGCGTTCCTTTTCGGCTTCGGCATGTGCTGGACGACCGTCGGCCTGGTCATGGCGGTGCAGCGACGCACCCCCGACGCCCTGCGCGGCCGAGCACTCACCGCGGCGATGGGCGTCGTCAGCACTCCGCAGACCGTCTCCATCGCCCTCGGCGCAGCGCTGTCCCTGGTCGTCGACTACCGGGTCCTGCTGGTCCTCATGGCCGCGGTCACCGCCGTGTGCGCCCTCTGGCTGGTAAGCGTCCCGCCCGAACCCAGGCCGCAGACCCCTCCGCGCAAGGATCTCGACCCGGGCCCACCAGACCCCGAGCCTTCGGATCGCTCGCCGGACACGAAGACCGTGTCCTGA
- a CDS encoding cytochrome P450 yields the protein MSEAPAADPAAGLAEPAALLDPYSLFGRLRESAPVYRSAFLDSWVVTRYDDCAAVLRDTESFASDWRRIGEAVPEPLLSIQSLDPPEHTAIRHFMVDAVRGLDLGVLRERIAAQVRARAERLRAVGEFDCVSDLTAPLALDTITAVLGVPPIDAAWFLPVSQTIVNGMDAGIWPETAGPAVQARAELAEYTGRWLDDPPADGLVAHVAAKAPGSGVARPVLLNTLRAVLHAGFESAGRLLSNALVVLLTAPDTFARFTRADLSLAVEEMVRYVTPVQADGRACVRKTRVGGHVIAPGEAVTLMLAAANRDPAKFAEPDELDFARYPNPHLGFGRGAHSCLGQSLAVLQAQVVLGLLATEFPGIRLADEPVYHRNLTLRGVARLRVHLS from the coding sequence ATGTCGGAGGCGCCGGCCGCGGACCCGGCCGCGGGGCTCGCGGAGCCCGCGGCGCTGCTGGATCCCTACTCCCTCTTCGGCCGCCTGCGCGAGAGCGCGCCCGTCTACCGCAGCGCCTTCCTCGACTCCTGGGTGGTGACGAGGTACGACGACTGCGCCGCGGTGCTGCGCGACACGGAATCGTTCGCCTCGGACTGGCGCCGGATCGGCGAGGCCGTACCGGAGCCGCTGCTGAGCATCCAGTCACTCGACCCGCCCGAGCACACGGCCATCCGGCACTTCATGGTCGACGCGGTCCGCGGTCTCGACCTGGGCGTGCTGCGCGAGCGCATCGCCGCGCAGGTCCGCGCCCGGGCCGAGCGGCTGCGCGCGGTCGGGGAGTTCGACTGCGTGTCCGACCTCACCGCGCCACTCGCGCTGGACACCATCACCGCGGTGCTCGGGGTGCCGCCCATCGACGCCGCGTGGTTCCTGCCCGTGTCGCAGACGATCGTGAACGGCATGGACGCCGGGATCTGGCCGGAGACCGCCGGGCCCGCCGTGCAGGCCCGCGCCGAACTGGCCGAATACACCGGCCGGTGGCTGGACGACCCGCCGGCGGACGGGCTGGTGGCGCATGTGGCGGCCAAGGCGCCCGGCTCGGGCGTCGCGCGCCCGGTGCTGCTGAACACGCTGCGGGCCGTCCTGCACGCCGGGTTCGAGTCGGCGGGGCGGCTGCTCAGCAACGCTCTGGTCGTCCTGCTGACCGCACCGGACACTTTCGCACGTTTCACCCGGGCCGACCTGTCGCTCGCAGTGGAGGAGATGGTCCGGTACGTGACGCCGGTGCAGGCCGACGGGCGGGCGTGTGTGCGGAAGACGCGCGTCGGCGGCCATGTCATCGCGCCCGGCGAAGCGGTGACGCTGATGCTGGCCGCCGCGAACCGGGATCCAGCCAAGTTCGCCGAGCCCGACGAGCTGGACTTCGCCCGCTACCCCAACCCGCATCTGGGGTTCGGCCGGGGCGCCCACTCGTGCCTCGGGCAGTCGCTGGCGGTCCTCCAGGCACAGGTCGTCCTCGGCCTGCTCGCGACCGAGTTCCCGGGCATCCGCCTCGCCGACGAGCCCGTCTACCACCGGAACCTCACGCTGCGGGGCGTGGCTCGACTCAGAGTCCACCTCAGCTGA
- a CDS encoding M28 family peptidase has protein sequence MRTKTALVTGLVTMTATILSTAPPSAVSHAAAAPASAHLAAGRPDGESGELWLARLLAGSTRGGDAWRHLRVLDRIAVRNGGVRAAGTPGFEASARYAAKVLTAAGYRVHRQQVPYTDYRVDAESATVTAPAARQVRALVMRFSPVTPPGGLDAHLVVPRAAAGDAAGCSAADYDGLPVAGSIVLVRRGSCGYTAQQRVAAGLGARAMLIYLATPSPNNIYRLHAFDPQAFTIPVASVTQAQAEQLARETAQHQVRLRLDLRGHGVAGATTNLFAETRGGDDRTVMAGAHLDSVTEAPGINDNAAAAAALMATALRLAPHQDKVRHKVRFALWGAEELIDVGSNYYVRNLPPAERAKIALYLNFELIAAPNGVRFVLDGDASDQPPGTPPGPAGSQVVEKVFKDYFDHAGLPYESHDLRAVGSDHEPFVAAGIPVGGLNGGVLGVKTAAQAARFGGTAGQLYDPCYHQPCDTIGNLDRRALGENVPAIAWAVGRFALDVSDLPAAGAQEQRP, from the coding sequence GTGCGCACGAAAACCGCCTTGGTGACCGGCCTCGTCACCATGACCGCCACCATCCTTTCGACCGCTCCACCGTCCGCCGTTTCCCACGCCGCCGCAGCCCCGGCGTCCGCCCACCTCGCGGCAGGTCGTCCGGACGGTGAATCCGGGGAGCTGTGGCTGGCGCGGCTGCTGGCGGGGTCCACCCGCGGCGGCGACGCGTGGCGGCACCTGCGTGTCCTTGACCGGATCGCCGTACGGAACGGCGGGGTGCGCGCCGCCGGCACGCCGGGGTTCGAGGCCTCCGCGCGCTACGCCGCCAAGGTGCTCACCGCCGCCGGCTACCGCGTTCACCGGCAGCAGGTGCCGTACACCGACTATCGGGTCGACGCGGAGAGCGCGACGGTGACCGCGCCCGCGGCCCGGCAGGTGCGCGCGCTGGTCATGCGCTTTTCACCCGTCACCCCGCCCGGCGGTCTCGACGCCCACCTCGTCGTGCCCCGGGCCGCGGCGGGCGACGCGGCAGGATGCTCCGCCGCCGACTACGACGGGCTGCCCGTGGCCGGATCCATCGTGCTCGTACGGCGCGGATCCTGCGGCTACACGGCACAGCAACGCGTCGCCGCCGGGCTCGGCGCGCGGGCGATGCTGATCTACCTGGCCACGCCGAGTCCGAACAACATCTACCGGCTGCACGCGTTCGACCCGCAGGCGTTCACCATCCCGGTGGCCAGCGTCACGCAGGCGCAGGCCGAACAGCTCGCCCGGGAGACCGCGCAGCACCAGGTGCGGCTGCGTCTCGACCTGCGCGGGCACGGGGTCGCGGGAGCCACCACCAACCTGTTCGCCGAGACCCGCGGCGGCGACGACCGCACCGTCATGGCCGGTGCCCATCTGGACAGCGTGACCGAGGCGCCCGGCATCAACGACAACGCCGCCGCGGCCGCCGCGCTGATGGCGACCGCGCTGCGGCTGGCTCCCCATCAGGACAAGGTGCGCCACAAAGTACGATTCGCGCTCTGGGGGGCCGAGGAGCTCATCGACGTCGGCTCCAACTACTACGTGCGCAACCTGCCGCCGGCCGAACGCGCCAAGATCGCGCTCTACCTCAACTTCGAACTGATCGCCGCGCCGAACGGGGTGCGGTTCGTCCTCGACGGGGACGCGAGCGACCAGCCGCCGGGCACCCCGCCGGGCCCGGCGGGCTCGCAGGTCGTGGAGAAGGTCTTCAAGGACTACTTCGACCACGCCGGGCTCCCCTACGAAAGCCACGACCTGCGGGCCGTCGGCTCCGACCACGAGCCGTTCGTGGCCGCGGGCATCCCGGTCGGCGGCCTGAACGGCGGCGTCCTCGGGGTCAAGACCGCCGCGCAGGCGGCGCGGTTCGGCGGGACGGCCGGGCAGCTGTACGACCCCTGCTACCACCAGCCATGCGACACGATCGGCAACCTCGACCGCCGGGCTCTCGGCGAGAACGTGCCCGCCATCGCGTGGGCCGTGGGCCGCTTCGCCCTCGACGTCTCCGACCTGCCCGCCGCCGGCGCCCAGGAGCAGCGACCATGA
- a CDS encoding aspartyl/asparaginyl beta-hydroxylase domain-containing protein, which yields MTTYHQAPESLTDPPAAYPPSSPMRLDFDVDALRADLDLLRHQRWRAQRAYSQDGAATESGVDWRILPLRSVGGDPVRTDPGGAGLTDFADTPWLADAPALAQVIDALPAPVRGVRLIALGAGATVHEHRDYKYGFERGLLRLHVPIDTNPDAVVVIDGVSEHWTAGRLWFGDFGRRHYVANNGDRSRVHMVLDCLVSREVVGLLPDEFRELLPLSEVMFARDPVPLTASDRDRLCCRFRLPGDFAQWSEEQVEARPDSDAAVLVHEDRLVLAIDGEPAFGLVHLGLGEFRLTGWSEERTLAIESTGRVRIRERAGRALREWTRPAQFTHGGRRTPTPHDHPTTRPRSDQTGR from the coding sequence ATGACGACGTACCACCAGGCCCCCGAATCGCTGACGGATCCGCCCGCCGCCTACCCGCCGTCGTCGCCGATGCGGCTCGACTTCGACGTCGATGCGCTGCGCGCCGACCTCGACCTGCTGCGGCACCAGCGGTGGCGCGCCCAGCGCGCCTACAGCCAGGACGGCGCCGCCACAGAGTCCGGCGTGGACTGGCGCATCCTGCCGCTGCGCAGCGTCGGCGGCGATCCGGTACGGACCGACCCTGGCGGCGCGGGCCTGACCGACTTCGCCGACACCCCCTGGCTGGCCGACGCCCCGGCCCTCGCACAGGTCATCGACGCCCTACCGGCGCCGGTCCGGGGCGTACGGCTGATCGCCCTGGGCGCGGGTGCGACCGTGCACGAGCACCGCGACTACAAGTACGGGTTCGAACGCGGGCTCCTGCGGCTGCATGTGCCGATCGACACCAACCCGGACGCCGTCGTGGTCATCGACGGCGTGTCCGAGCACTGGACGGCGGGGCGGCTGTGGTTCGGCGACTTCGGCCGAAGGCACTACGTGGCGAACAACGGGGACCGCTCCCGGGTGCACATGGTGCTCGATTGCCTGGTCAGCCGGGAGGTCGTCGGGTTGCTGCCGGACGAGTTCCGGGAGCTGCTGCCGCTGAGCGAGGTGATGTTCGCCCGCGATCCGGTGCCGCTCACCGCGTCCGATCGCGACCGGCTGTGCTGCCGGTTCCGGCTCCCAGGCGACTTCGCGCAGTGGTCGGAGGAGCAGGTCGAGGCCAGGCCCGACAGCGACGCCGCCGTCCTCGTGCACGAGGACCGGCTCGTCCTCGCCATCGACGGCGAACCCGCCTTCGGCCTGGTGCATCTCGGGCTGGGCGAGTTCCGCCTCACCGGCTGGAGCGAGGAACGCACCCTCGCCATCGAGTCCACCGGTCGGGTGCGGATCAGGGAACGCGCCGGCCGCGCTCTCCGCGAGTGGACGCGCCCGGCGCAGTTCACCCATGGCGGCCGGAGGACGCCGACCCCGCACGATCATCCGACGACGCGCCCCCGTTCCGACCAGACAGGCAGGTGA
- a CDS encoding class I SAM-dependent methyltransferase gives MSSPARVAPLGTDPYAFQPGYYDLFRASRGEGALPDPRFFADRAPRGGDALEIGAGTGRITLAVAERAATVLCLERSATMRAVLLAKLAERPHLRSRVTVLDRAAPHFDLARRFDFVYLAGVLEHVPHPERPALFEAIAEHLAADGEVAMDMVLSEPVPDWPEHVTDEATLGDCRYEMSCEARPDGDDQAHLRFVYRTYYQGDLVATEVVERAHYLHRPDAVVADLTAVGLTPTAGTALHPVANGEDPGTLVARLTT, from the coding sequence ATGTCCTCCCCCGCCCGGGTCGCTCCGCTCGGCACCGACCCGTACGCCTTCCAGCCCGGTTACTACGATCTCTTCCGCGCCTCCCGCGGAGAGGGCGCCCTCCCCGACCCCCGGTTCTTCGCCGACCGCGCGCCCCGGGGCGGAGACGCGCTGGAGATCGGCGCGGGTACCGGGCGGATCACGCTGGCCGTGGCCGAGCGAGCCGCCACCGTGCTGTGCCTGGAGCGGTCCGCCACCATGCGGGCGGTGCTGCTGGCCAAGCTCGCCGAACGCCCGCACCTGCGCTCCCGCGTCACCGTGCTCGACCGTGCGGCGCCCCACTTCGACCTGGCCCGCCGCTTCGACTTCGTGTACCTGGCGGGTGTGCTGGAGCACGTGCCGCACCCCGAACGGCCCGCGCTCTTCGAGGCGATCGCCGAACATCTGGCCGCGGACGGCGAGGTGGCGATGGACATGGTGCTGTCGGAACCCGTACCGGACTGGCCCGAGCACGTCACCGACGAGGCGACCCTCGGCGACTGCCGGTACGAGATGTCGTGCGAGGCGCGGCCGGACGGCGACGACCAGGCGCACCTGCGGTTCGTCTACCGCACGTATTACCAGGGCGATCTGGTGGCGACCGAAGTGGTGGAACGCGCCCACTACCTGCACCGGCCGGACGCCGTCGTCGCCGACCTGACGGCGGTCGGGCTGACCCCGACGGCCGGAACCGCCCTCCATCCCGTCGCCAACGGAGAAGACCCGGGCACTCTCGTCGCCCGCCTTACGACCTGA
- a CDS encoding sulfotransferase family protein, whose product MQVIGVGFLRTGTTSLALALDRLGYGPCYNMRVLNAEPGRAADWAAAMDGQTVDWGKVFAGYGCSVGSPGTAFWRDIVDAFPDAKVVLTVRDPQRWYDSAAQTMSAVLATPPLLVRMLSWRGPRRPDPEAEVLDRVQRTTWEREIGGAFGERAEMAERFERHVAEVKAYVPEDRLLVFEVKDGWAPLCAFLGLPVPDEPFPRENDAATFKRRQRQALKRTLLPRILATTAIATGAAITWAVLRKRRPSKPNR is encoded by the coding sequence GTGCAGGTCATCGGCGTCGGTTTCCTCCGAACGGGTACGACTTCACTCGCGCTGGCACTCGACCGGCTCGGGTACGGCCCCTGCTACAACATGCGGGTCCTCAACGCGGAGCCGGGGCGGGCCGCCGACTGGGCCGCCGCGATGGACGGGCAGACGGTGGACTGGGGGAAGGTGTTCGCGGGCTACGGCTGCTCCGTCGGCTCGCCGGGCACCGCGTTCTGGCGCGACATCGTCGACGCGTTCCCGGACGCCAAGGTGGTGCTCACCGTCCGCGATCCGCAACGCTGGTACGACAGCGCCGCGCAGACCATGTCCGCCGTGCTCGCCACACCGCCGCTCCTGGTGCGGATGCTGAGCTGGCGAGGCCCGCGCCGCCCCGATCCCGAAGCGGAGGTCCTCGACCGTGTCCAGCGGACGACGTGGGAACGTGAGATCGGCGGGGCGTTCGGCGAGCGTGCGGAGATGGCCGAGAGATTCGAGCGGCATGTCGCCGAGGTGAAGGCGTACGTGCCCGAAGACCGGCTGCTGGTGTTCGAGGTCAAGGACGGATGGGCGCCGTTGTGCGCCTTCCTCGGCCTACCGGTCCCCGACGAGCCGTTCCCCCGGGAGAACGACGCGGCCACGTTCAAACGACGGCAGCGGCAGGCCCTGAAGAGAACGCTGCTCCCTCGGATCCTCGCCACCACCGCGATCGCGACCGGTGCCGCGATCACCTGGGCAGTCCTCCGCAAACGGCGTCCAAGCAAACCCAACAGGTGA
- a CDS encoding carboxymuconolactone decarboxylase family protein: MPHIALGNDASGIISLFAYRPETARPMSELAEVLLRGPSSLSRGERELIASYVSALNECEFCTTSHAAFAAAQLPEGIALVDQVRADLESAPVPAKLKALLRVAGAVQRSGRDVRPEDVAAARAEGATDVEVHDTVLIAAAFCMFNRYVDGLGTTLPDDPAEYAASADAIVNGGYLAILGRREANAET, from the coding sequence ATGCCGCATATCGCCCTGGGGAACGACGCGTCCGGAATCATCTCGCTGTTCGCCTACCGGCCCGAGACCGCCCGCCCGATGAGCGAGCTGGCCGAGGTGCTGCTGCGCGGCCCGAGCTCGCTGAGCCGCGGCGAGCGGGAACTGATCGCCTCCTACGTCTCGGCCCTCAACGAGTGCGAGTTCTGCACCACCTCGCACGCGGCGTTCGCCGCCGCCCAGCTCCCCGAGGGCATCGCGCTGGTCGACCAGGTGCGGGCCGACCTCGAGAGCGCGCCCGTGCCGGCGAAGCTGAAGGCCCTGCTGAGGGTGGCCGGCGCGGTCCAGCGGAGCGGGCGCGACGTGCGGCCCGAGGACGTGGCCGCCGCCCGCGCCGAGGGCGCGACCGACGTCGAGGTGCACGACACGGTGCTGATCGCCGCCGCGTTCTGCATGTTCAACCGGTACGTGGACGGCCTCGGCACGACCCTGCCCGACGACCCCGCGGAATACGCGGCGTCCGCCGACGCCATCGTCAATGGCGGGTACCTGGCCATACTCGGCCGCCGGGAGGCGAACGCCGAGACGTGA
- the trpA gene encoding tryptophan synthase subunit alpha, with translation MSEQDGRAWLEDVLTAKRERGRPALIGYLPIGHPSVPASIEAMVAMVEAGVDIVEIGLPHHDPVMDGPVIRQATENALRGGTRIADLFTAVTALASAGVPAVCMTYWDPVERYGAERFARDLAGAGGCGVIVPDLPGGRAPEWTASTDVHGLARILVVPPDASDEQISRIASACTGFVYAAGRLGLTGSGEVDIAQAKNLVDRVRRVTTNPVCVGFGISTPAHAAGVASSADGVIVGTALVKCLAAPSLDAGLTRLTALIESLASSLRAPARAPRATACVPPPVMAVGAPSAGLKPQTPSPAPADSPRAPDRTADPRSRRSRLAGTAVDEPWSSRVSDGDASTTPTAACSTSPTTASRPPSRTRSV, from the coding sequence ATGAGCGAGCAGGACGGTCGCGCATGGCTGGAGGACGTTCTCACCGCGAAGCGGGAGCGGGGCCGACCGGCGTTGATCGGCTATCTGCCGATCGGCCATCCCAGCGTGCCGGCCTCGATCGAGGCCATGGTCGCCATGGTCGAGGCCGGTGTCGACATCGTCGAGATCGGCCTCCCCCACCATGATCCGGTCATGGACGGACCTGTGATCAGGCAGGCCACCGAGAACGCGCTGCGGGGCGGGACGCGGATCGCCGACCTGTTCACCGCCGTGACGGCCCTCGCCTCGGCGGGGGTCCCCGCCGTCTGCATGACGTACTGGGACCCCGTGGAGCGGTACGGGGCCGAGCGGTTCGCGCGCGACCTCGCCGGCGCGGGAGGCTGCGGGGTGATCGTCCCGGATCTGCCCGGCGGCAGGGCGCCGGAATGGACGGCGAGCACCGACGTGCACGGGCTCGCCCGGATCCTCGTCGTCCCCCCGGACGCTTCCGACGAGCAGATCTCCCGTATCGCCTCGGCCTGCACCGGCTTCGTCTACGCGGCGGGCCGTCTCGGTCTCACCGGCTCCGGCGAGGTGGACATCGCCCAAGCGAAGAATCTCGTCGACCGCGTGCGCCGGGTCACGACCAACCCCGTCTGCGTTGGCTTCGGCATCTCCACCCCGGCCCACGCCGCCGGAGTCGCGAGCTCCGCCGACGGCGTCATCGTGGGCACCGCCCTCGTCAAGTGCCTCGCCGCCCCGTCCCTCGACGCCGGGCTCACCCGCCTGACCGCCCTGATCGAGTCCCTGGCCTCCTCCCTTCGCGCCCCGGCCCGCGCCCCCCGGGCCACTGCCTGCGTCCCGCCGCCCGTGATGGCGGTTGGCGCGCCTTCAGCCGGCCTGAAGCCACAGACACCCTCGCCAGCACCGGCGGACTCACCGAGAGCGCCTGACCGAACAGCGGATCCACGATCAAGGAGAAGCCGGCTGGCCGGCACTGCCGTGGACGAGCCGTGGAGCAGCCGGGTCTCGGATGGTGACGCGTCCACCACACCGACTGCGGCATGCTCAACTTCACCGACGACGGCTTCAAGGCCGCCGTCCAGGACGAGGTCGGTCTGA
- a CDS encoding barstar family protein — MRWHPVSKMIRGASRPPYLLQRQDRENVEENLRGRSFQVEPVEAGELRSERDASLAVARALDYPDSVGGSWDGFFDLLVTEFQSRPRLLAVSMLGADALARRDLRLFVAVSWQLLSATETVEFHGEGNWQLEFIYWGDWGSC; from the coding sequence ATGCGTTGGCATCCTGTCTCCAAAATGATCAGAGGGGCCTCTCGTCCTCCGTACCTGCTTCAGCGTCAGGACAGGGAGAACGTAGAGGAGAACTTGAGGGGTCGAAGCTTTCAGGTAGAGCCTGTCGAGGCAGGTGAACTGCGTTCAGAGCGTGACGCTTCGCTGGCAGTTGCGCGGGCCCTGGACTATCCGGATTCCGTTGGAGGGTCTTGGGATGGCTTCTTCGACCTGCTGGTCACCGAATTCCAGTCTCGCCCTAGGCTGCTTGCTGTGAGCATGCTGGGTGCGGATGCGCTTGCGCGGCGTGATCTGAGGCTTTTTGTGGCCGTGTCGTGGCAACTTCTCAGTGCTACGGAGACTGTCGAATTCCACGGCGAAGGAAACTGGCAGCTCGAGTTCATTTATTGGGGCGATTGGGGCAGTTGCTGA
- a CDS encoding barstar family protein translates to MKYSVRFEESDTFVSACDLEGFFVGRYSDDDFGALLDAENARVTFRLVRPTLDAPIETLRGDIEVLVLDTEGRPMGRYVLWAAKLVAGDTPEYLVVTARTGLAPHAEARRLWDRFRVSRPQRGEWCTLQVGAREAWLEVAGLRYAESPSKGDHSVPPREFVMEGDEIKDVASFFCAIGEAFRGPGGYMGCSFTELDESLEGYLQGAPVRLIWRNISVARSSLSGVVDIAGGSISKFDLLLSILSQNNVEVIPGRS, encoded by the coding sequence GTGAAGTATTCTGTCCGGTTCGAGGAAAGTGACACATTCGTATCCGCCTGCGATCTGGAAGGGTTTTTTGTCGGGCGCTACAGCGACGACGACTTCGGCGCGTTGCTCGACGCCGAGAACGCCCGAGTCACCTTCAGGCTTGTGCGGCCGACCCTGGACGCGCCGATCGAGACGCTTAGGGGGGACATCGAGGTTCTTGTCCTCGACACCGAAGGTCGGCCCATGGGGCGCTACGTGCTGTGGGCCGCCAAGCTAGTAGCCGGGGATACGCCGGAATATCTAGTCGTCACGGCACGAACGGGTTTGGCTCCGCATGCCGAGGCCCGCAGGTTGTGGGACAGGTTCCGCGTTTCCCGGCCGCAGCGCGGTGAATGGTGCACGCTTCAGGTCGGAGCCCGTGAAGCGTGGCTAGAAGTAGCCGGTCTCAGGTACGCCGAATCCCCTTCTAAGGGGGACCATTCGGTTCCCCCTCGAGAGTTCGTTATGGAGGGTGATGAAATCAAGGATGTCGCAAGTTTCTTCTGTGCGATTGGCGAGGCTTTCCGTGGCCCAGGAGGGTATATGGGGTGTAGTTTTACCGAATTGGACGAGTCTCTTGAGGGTTATCTCCAAGGCGCCCCGGTTCGGCTGATTTGGCGGAACATTTCCGTTGCGCGCTCGTCCTTGTCTGGAGTGGTAGATATTGCTGGCGGGTCGATTTCCAAATTCGACTTGCTTCTTAGTATTCTGTCGCAGAATAATGTTGAAGTCATTCCTGGCAGGTCATAG